A region from the Halobellus litoreus genome encodes:
- a CDS encoding response regulator — protein sequence MRDDPLSILHVDDDPNLGGLVKTYLERDSNDVDCTVTTETSPTDALDRIRSGGPEFDCVVSDYNMPEMNGIDFLEAVRETHPELPLLLFSGEETNDVAAEIIRAGVTDYLRKGTGTDQYTMLIRRVEHAVEGGGQFDPEAETELDGVGVVGTDERFEEADDTYASFYGYDPEDVEGKHWTELHPEEEVEHIRTHVLPVVRRGGEWSGRSRGLRSDGSTFTESKMVTALDDGRLLIAVSELDDSGLGAAE from the coding sequence ATGAGGGACGACCCGCTCTCGATCCTGCACGTCGACGACGATCCGAACCTGGGGGGACTCGTAAAGACGTACCTGGAACGCGATTCGAACGACGTTGACTGCACCGTGACGACCGAGACGTCACCGACCGACGCGCTGGATCGGATCCGGTCCGGGGGGCCAGAGTTCGATTGCGTGGTCAGCGACTACAATATGCCCGAGATGAACGGGATCGACTTTCTCGAAGCGGTCCGAGAGACGCATCCCGAACTTCCGTTGCTATTGTTCTCCGGCGAGGAGACCAACGACGTCGCCGCCGAGATCATCCGCGCCGGGGTCACCGACTACCTCCGAAAAGGGACGGGGACCGACCAGTACACGATGCTGATCCGGCGGGTCGAACACGCGGTCGAGGGAGGCGGGCAGTTCGATCCCGAGGCCGAGACCGAACTCGACGGCGTCGGCGTCGTCGGCACCGACGAGCGCTTCGAGGAGGCCGACGACACCTACGCGTCGTTCTACGGGTACGACCCCGAGGACGTCGAGGGCAAACACTGGACGGAACTGCACCCCGAGGAGGAGGTCGAACACATCCGGACGCACGTCCTGCCGGTCGTCCGGCGCGGCGGCGAGTGGAGCGGCCGCAGCCGCGGCCTGCGGTCCGACGGGAGCACGTTCACCGAGTCGAAGATGGTGACGGCGCTCGACGACGGCCGGCTACTGATCGCCGTCTCGGAACTCGACGATTCGGGACTCGGCGCGGCGGAGTGA
- a CDS encoding ATP-dependent helicase gives MPPSGRELLRRVAADAVAADVDDGGADTDDGTAADDGGADADEGAADAAPVDVAEGVADSGASVATGRDEDAPADATRASDGDPFEFDPDAVDIADEDVLDRLEPAVREWWVEQFGRYVDQNGGFFTPPQREAIPLVDEGENALVCAPTGSGKTLSSFTAILNDLFRRSRELEDGLDNSVYCLYISPLKSLANDIHRNLTVPLSGISERMEARGEAVEVRQAIRHGDTDSADRQRMLEETPHVLNTTPETLAILLNAPKFREKLRSVEYVVVDEIHSLAANKRGTHLSVSLERLEALAESSPTRIGCSATVEPLSEMAEFLVGRDDDGDPREHEIVDTRFVRDFDLQLECPTDDLIHTPRSAIQSGFYERLHELVESHRNTLVFTNTRSGAERVLENLRERFDDYDEGNSGCHHGSLSKERRQLVEEGLKDGSLDVVTTSTSLELGIDMPHLDLVVQVGSPKSVASLLQRVGRAGHSLGQTVEGRVIALDRDELVECAVMVEKAESGFVDRVFVPENAQDVAAQHVYGMAINDVRREADVLGTLRRAYPYRNYADDDWERLLRYLTADYDGLESKNVYAKVWRDTNDPPDGEHHYESFDVGEPLLGKRGRLARVIYMTNVGTIPDSFTCEVVTRQGEEWVGTLDEDYLDTLEKGDVFVLGGDRFAYRYRRGSKVYVDRTSKQATVPSWFSERLPLSYDLGREVAAFQADLLERLDADGPPAVREWLRGFPIDENAVRAVTRLFDEQRRYAGADSVATDERIVVEETLDRETYRRHFYVHSTYGRRFNDGLSRLVALRCANRSNANVQIAVADNGFSLSMPLNRKVDVSGVLRDLDPDAVRSDLRSALQGTDLRKRYFRINATRALMILKRYKGYEKSAAEQQVSAEMLLSFAEDLEEFAVMEETYREIVEDKLNLAAVEAVLREVRAGDVEIVTKRVDSPTPRAFGLATLLASDVVLAEDESAVLQEFHERVLESIGDEAEDGRDFGT, from the coding sequence ATGCCGCCCAGCGGGCGCGAACTGCTCCGACGAGTCGCCGCCGACGCAGTAGCAGCCGACGTCGACGATGGGGGCGCTGACACCGACGATGGGACTGCCGCCGACGATGGCGGGGCTGACGCCGACGAGGGGGCCGCCGACGCGGCACCAGTCGACGTCGCTGAGGGGGTCGCCGACAGCGGCGCTTCCGTCGCCACCGGTCGCGACGAGGACGCACCGGCGGACGCGACCCGCGCCTCCGACGGCGACCCGTTCGAGTTCGATCCCGACGCCGTCGACATCGCCGACGAGGACGTCCTCGACCGCCTCGAACCGGCCGTCCGCGAGTGGTGGGTCGAACAGTTCGGCCGCTACGTCGACCAGAACGGCGGCTTCTTTACGCCGCCGCAGCGCGAGGCGATCCCGCTCGTCGACGAGGGCGAGAACGCGCTCGTCTGTGCGCCGACGGGGTCCGGCAAGACGCTATCCTCTTTCACCGCGATCCTGAACGACCTGTTTCGGCGCAGCAGAGAGCTCGAGGACGGCCTCGACAACTCGGTGTACTGTCTGTACATCTCCCCGCTGAAGTCGCTCGCGAACGACATCCACCGCAACCTCACCGTGCCGCTGTCGGGGATCAGCGAGCGGATGGAAGCGCGGGGCGAGGCGGTCGAGGTCCGCCAGGCCATCCGCCACGGCGACACCGACTCCGCCGATCGACAGCGGATGCTCGAGGAGACGCCGCACGTGCTCAACACCACGCCGGAGACGCTCGCGATCCTGCTCAACGCGCCGAAGTTCCGAGAGAAGCTTCGCTCCGTGGAGTACGTCGTCGTCGACGAGATCCACAGCCTCGCGGCCAACAAGCGCGGCACGCACCTGTCGGTCTCCCTGGAACGCCTCGAAGCCCTCGCCGAGTCGTCGCCGACGCGGATCGGCTGTTCGGCGACAGTCGAACCGCTCTCGGAGATGGCGGAGTTCCTCGTCGGCCGCGACGACGACGGCGACCCGCGGGAACACGAAATCGTCGACACGCGGTTCGTCCGCGATTTCGACCTCCAGCTGGAGTGTCCGACCGACGACCTGATCCACACGCCTCGTTCGGCGATTCAGTCGGGGTTCTACGAGCGACTGCACGAACTCGTCGAGTCTCACCGGAACACGCTCGTGTTCACGAACACCCGCTCGGGCGCGGAACGCGTCCTCGAAAACCTCCGCGAGCGCTTCGACGACTACGACGAGGGAAACTCGGGCTGTCACCACGGCAGCCTCTCGAAAGAGCGGCGGCAGCTCGTCGAGGAGGGCCTGAAGGACGGCTCTCTGGACGTCGTGACGACCTCGACGAGCCTGGAACTCGGAATCGATATGCCGCATCTGGACCTCGTCGTCCAAGTCGGCTCGCCGAAATCGGTCGCGTCGCTGCTCCAGCGCGTCGGCCGCGCGGGCCACAGCCTCGGACAGACGGTCGAGGGGCGGGTGATCGCACTCGACCGCGACGAACTCGTCGAGTGCGCGGTGATGGTCGAGAAGGCCGAATCGGGGTTCGTCGACCGCGTGTTCGTCCCGGAGAACGCCCAGGACGTCGCCGCCCAGCACGTCTACGGAATGGCGATCAACGACGTCAGGCGGGAGGCCGACGTCCTGGGAACGCTCCGCCGCGCGTACCCCTACCGGAACTACGCCGACGACGACTGGGAGCGACTGCTCCGGTATCTCACCGCCGACTACGACGGTCTCGAATCGAAGAACGTCTACGCGAAGGTCTGGCGCGACACCAACGACCCGCCCGACGGCGAGCACCACTACGAGTCCTTCGACGTCGGGGAACCGCTGCTCGGCAAGCGGGGGCGTCTCGCCCGCGTCATCTACATGACGAACGTGGGAACCATCCCCGACTCGTTCACCTGTGAGGTGGTCACCCGGCAGGGCGAGGAGTGGGTCGGCACGCTCGACGAGGACTACCTCGACACCTTAGAGAAGGGAGACGTGTTCGTCCTCGGCGGCGATCGGTTCGCCTACCGCTACCGACGTGGCTCGAAGGTGTACGTGGACCGGACGAGCAAGCAGGCGACCGTTCCCTCGTGGTTCTCAGAGCGGTTGCCGCTGTCGTACGACCTCGGTCGCGAGGTCGCCGCGTTCCAGGCCGATCTGCTCGAACGCCTCGACGCCGACGGCCCCCCCGCGGTCCGCGAGTGGCTCCGGGGCTTCCCGATCGACGAGAACGCGGTCCGCGCTGTCACGCGCCTCTTCGACGAGCAGCGTCGCTACGCCGGCGCGGACAGCGTCGCGACCGACGAGCGAATCGTCGTCGAGGAGACGCTCGATCGGGAGACGTACCGCCGGCACTTCTACGTCCACTCGACGTACGGCCGGCGGTTCAACGACGGCCTCTCCCGCCTGGTCGCCCTCCGCTGTGCCAACCGCTCGAACGCCAACGTCCAGATCGCGGTCGCCGACAACGGCTTTTCCCTCTCGATGCCGCTGAACCGGAAGGTCGACGTCAGCGGCGTCCTTCGCGATCTCGACCCCGACGCGGTCCGCTCGGACCTCCGCAGCGCGCTCCAGGGCACCGACCTCCGCAAGCGCTACTTCCGGATCAACGCGACGCGCGCGCTGATGATCTTGAAGCGCTACAAGGGCTACGAGAAGTCCGCGGCCGAACAGCAGGTGTCCGCTGAGATGCTGCTCTCCTTCGCCGAGGACCTCGAGGAGTTCGCGGTGATGGAGGAGACCTACCGCGAGATCGTCGAGGACAAACTGAACCTGGCGGCCGTCGAAGCGGTACTGCGGGAGGTCCGAGCGGGCGACGTCGAGATCGTCACGAAACGGGTCGACTCACCGACGCCGCGGGCGTTCGGTCTTGCGACGCTGCTCGCCAGCGACGTCGTTCTCGCGGAGGACGAGAGCGCCGTGTTACAGGAGTTCCACGAGCGGGTGCTGGAGTCGATCGGGGACGAGGCCGAGGATGGCCGGGATTTCGGCACGTAA
- a CDS encoding MBL fold metallo-hydrolase produces the protein MRLTFLGTGSAMPLPDRVQSGLLLQRDDRSLLVDCGSGVLHRLAGTEVGYEGVSSVLLTHHHLDHVADLLPLLKARWLAGEEYLEVVGPVGTKSLVDGLLDVHEYLDGRVDLSVREVGATEFSVAGFDVSATETTHSMDCLAYRFAGEDGGDVVFSGDGEASAGLANFADGAAVLAHDCSFPDDVDVSNHPTPSQLGAALAGRDVGRVYLTHLYPHTEGRHEEMLDSVRAHYDGDVRFARDGLRVDVE, from the coding sequence ATGCGACTGACATTCCTCGGAACGGGCAGCGCGATGCCGCTTCCCGACCGCGTGCAGTCGGGACTGCTCCTCCAGCGGGACGACCGGAGCCTGCTCGTCGACTGCGGCAGCGGCGTCCTCCACCGTCTCGCCGGCACCGAGGTCGGCTACGAGGGGGTCTCGTCGGTGCTCCTGACGCACCACCACCTCGATCACGTCGCGGACCTCCTGCCGCTCCTGAAGGCGCGGTGGCTGGCCGGGGAAGAGTACCTCGAGGTCGTCGGCCCCGTGGGAACGAAGTCCCTGGTCGACGGCCTACTCGACGTTCACGAGTACCTCGACGGCCGGGTCGACCTGAGCGTCCGCGAGGTCGGCGCGACCGAGTTCTCCGTCGCCGGGTTCGACGTCTCCGCGACCGAGACGACCCACTCGATGGACTGTCTGGCGTACCGGTTCGCTGGCGAGGACGGCGGCGACGTCGTCTTCTCGGGCGACGGAGAGGCGTCGGCGGGGCTCGCGAACTTCGCCGACGGCGCGGCGGTTCTCGCACACGACTGTTCGTTCCCCGACGACGTCGACGTCTCGAACCACCCGACGCCGTCGCAGCTCGGCGCGGCGCTGGCCGGACGCGACGTCGGGCGGGTCTACCTGACGCATCTCTACCCCCACACGGAGGGCCGCCACGAGGAGATGCTCGATTCGGTTCGCGCGCACTACGACGGCGACGTTCGGTTCGCGCGCGACGGCCTGCGAGTCGACGTCGAGTGA
- a CDS encoding AAA domain-containing protein has protein sequence MKLRGRIVDVGDEREVDTKYGSRSLAEVTLRGDAERPASDGDGRPAAGDGQTTLAEDETEYGQTTLGERSADDGTVRLTLWGKWTHTVEHAEVGMELLATDVETSEYRGVTTYATSGDSHVVVEPGFLVDVTDIRSWVQCPRMYYLNKLSGIPLNYPVVKGTIVHEVFGDLLRDRDLADSIDERVREAGLELGLLGRDAEEVRDEVRRNAAAIEGWLQQGTLTEEDAWRSEYTLISPTFGIKGRADALRRGMPVELKTGKNTNREPRFQDKIQAAAYALILAERGVPADTGTLLYTKNTALERNEETGDLSPAKEFSIGDGLLDFVVRTRNEIAAMEFDSSVPTGYEADARCEYCFEQDTCMVVSGRLDQESKAGQIGTPVSEDEREYFERFYRAVEAERRAVHAEYRKLWEQSPEERAADDRALIDLEPIDRRELDDGRWEMRARKSSDAVSKLREGDVALASDGDPVSGHAELCRIRELSEEVVVTADEPVSLRRLDVYPSEIGVDRMLTALHDFVLKGDPDRKDVLFGRRDPEFAGRATDPGTYVDNNDAQDRAVRLAVDAEDVALVHGPPGTGKTYTIAQIVRALVDRGQRVLLSAFTNRAVDNALEAVREQGVDDVVRVGTENGVREDMLDVRLDRGGDPNERAAALRDAPVVAATTATCGSRVMREASFDVALVDEASQLTEPGTLAAVELADRFVLVGDHEQLPPVVQATEPHPGSGSPSGEEPRAENALQTSLFERLIETHPDAAVLLDRQYRMSQRIQAFSSREFYDGALRPANGAVAAQRLSDLGVDEAALPSPLGDAVAFVDPDGERVGNTNPTEADRVAEIVESYVDAGVDPDDIGVIAPFRAQVAEIGRRTSVTVDTVDRFQGSAKEVIVVSFVATGALDGPIFEDYRRINVALTRAKKALALVGDADALSSDPFYARLLDWARR, from the coding sequence GTGAAACTGCGCGGCCGGATCGTCGACGTCGGCGACGAGCGCGAGGTGGACACGAAGTACGGGTCGCGGTCGCTCGCGGAGGTGACGCTGCGCGGCGACGCGGAGCGGCCGGCATCCGACGGTGACGGCAGGCCCGCAGCCGGCGACGGACAGACGACGCTGGCCGAGGACGAGACCGAGTACGGACAGACGACGCTCGGGGAGCGCAGCGCCGACGACGGCACGGTCCGGCTCACGCTCTGGGGCAAGTGGACGCACACGGTCGAACACGCCGAGGTCGGGATGGAACTGCTCGCGACGGACGTCGAGACGTCCGAGTACCGCGGGGTGACGACCTACGCGACGAGCGGGGACTCTCACGTCGTCGTCGAACCGGGCTTTCTCGTCGACGTGACGGACATCCGCTCGTGGGTGCAGTGTCCGCGGATGTACTACCTGAACAAGCTCTCGGGAATTCCGTTGAACTATCCGGTCGTCAAGGGGACGATCGTCCACGAGGTGTTCGGCGACCTGCTCCGGGACCGCGACCTGGCGGACTCGATCGACGAGCGCGTCCGGGAGGCGGGGCTGGAACTGGGTCTGCTCGGTCGCGACGCCGAGGAGGTACGAGACGAGGTCCGACGGAACGCCGCGGCGATCGAGGGCTGGCTCCAGCAGGGGACGCTCACCGAGGAGGACGCCTGGCGCTCGGAGTACACGCTCATCTCGCCGACGTTCGGGATCAAGGGCCGGGCGGACGCGCTCCGCCGCGGGATGCCGGTCGAGCTCAAGACGGGCAAGAACACCAACCGCGAACCGCGCTTTCAGGACAAGATCCAGGCGGCCGCCTACGCCTTGATCCTCGCCGAGCGGGGCGTCCCCGCCGACACGGGAACGCTCCTGTACACCAAGAACACGGCGCTGGAACGCAACGAGGAGACCGGCGACCTCTCGCCCGCAAAGGAGTTCTCGATCGGCGACGGCCTGCTCGACTTCGTCGTTCGAACGAGAAACGAGATCGCCGCGATGGAGTTCGACTCCTCGGTTCCGACGGGCTACGAGGCGGACGCCCGCTGTGAGTACTGCTTCGAGCAGGACACCTGTATGGTCGTCTCGGGCCGACTCGATCAGGAGTCGAAGGCGGGCCAGATCGGAACGCCCGTGTCCGAGGACGAACGGGAGTACTTCGAACGCTTCTACCGCGCCGTCGAGGCCGAGCGGCGCGCGGTCCACGCCGAGTACCGAAAGCTCTGGGAGCAGTCCCCCGAAGAACGCGCCGCCGACGACCGAGCGCTGATCGACCTCGAACCGATCGACCGACGAGAACTCGACGACGGCCGCTGGGAGATGCGAGCCCGGAAATCGAGCGACGCCGTCTCGAAACTCCGCGAGGGCGACGTGGCGCTGGCGAGCGACGGCGACCCGGTCTCCGGACACGCCGAACTGTGTCGGATCCGCGAGTTGAGCGAGGAGGTCGTCGTCACCGCCGACGAACCCGTCTCCCTGCGTCGGCTCGACGTCTATCCCTCCGAGATCGGCGTCGACCGGATGCTCACGGCGCTGCACGACTTCGTCCTGAAGGGCGACCCGGACCGCAAGGACGTCCTGTTCGGGCGTCGCGATCCCGAGTTCGCCGGCCGCGCGACCGACCCCGGAACGTACGTCGACAACAACGACGCCCAGGACCGCGCGGTTCGGCTGGCGGTCGACGCCGAGGACGTCGCGCTCGTCCACGGACCGCCCGGAACGGGCAAGACGTACACGATCGCACAGATCGTCCGCGCGCTGGTCGACCGCGGCCAGCGCGTGTTGCTCTCGGCGTTCACGAACCGCGCGGTCGACAACGCGCTCGAAGCGGTCCGAGAACAGGGAGTCGACGACGTCGTCCGCGTCGGGACCGAGAACGGCGTCCGCGAGGATATGCTGGACGTGCGACTGGACCGCGGCGGCGACCCGAACGAGCGGGCGGCGGCGCTGCGCGACGCCCCCGTCGTCGCGGCGACGACCGCCACCTGCGGCTCGCGCGTGATGCGCGAGGCGTCGTTCGACGTCGCGCTCGTCGACGAGGCCTCACAGCTCACCGAGCCCGGAACGCTCGCGGCCGTCGAACTCGCCGACAGATTCGTCCTCGTCGGCGACCACGAGCAACTGCCGCCGGTCGTCCAGGCGACGGAACCCCACCCCGGCTCGGGGTCTCCGAGCGGCGAGGAGCCGCGAGCGGAGAACGCGTTGCAGACGTCGCTGTTCGAGCGACTGATCGAGACGCATCCCGACGCCGCGGTGCTCCTGGACCGACAGTACCGAATGAGCCAGCGCATTCAGGCGTTCTCCTCCCGGGAGTTCTACGACGGTGCGCTTCGGCCGGCGAACGGAGCGGTCGCGGCCCAGCGCCTCTCGGACCTCGGCGTCGACGAGGCGGCGCTTCCCTCCCCGCTCGGCGACGCCGTCGCGTTCGTCGACCCCGACGGCGAACGCGTCGGCAACACGAATCCGACGGAGGCCGACCGCGTGGCCGAGATCGTCGAGTCGTACGTCGACGCCGGCGTCGACCCCGACGATATCGGGGTCATCGCACCGTTCCGGGCGCAGGTGGCCGAAATCGGTCGGCGGACCAGCGTGACCGTCGACACCGTCGACCGGTTCCAGGGCTCGGCGAAAGAGGTGATCGTCGTCTCCTTCGTCGCCACCGGGGCGCTCGACGGCCCGATCTTCGAGGACTACCGACGCATCAACGTCGCGCTCACGCGGGCGAAGAAAGCGCTGGCGCTCGTCGGCGACGCCGACGCGCTCTCCTCTGACCCGTTCTACGCGCGGTTGCTCGATTGGGCGCGTCGGTGA
- a CDS encoding TIGR00300 family protein, producing the protein MNATRTVELDGHIIDSGTMQRAFGIVMDLGGTFEIETFDVGRHKDETSYCRMEVGADDEETLREILHELHQNGANLTDPVDARVEPAPADQVVPAGFYSTTNHPTEIRYDGEWIPVEHIEMDCAIVVEQSSTSNQNSEGSGDVVEAGDDGVDASDAAGDVRARTKVLNAIREGDLVVTDEAGIRVKPPDRPRDASGPFGFMQGGVSAERPSESLIDDIADALVAADERGESVLVVAGPAVIHAGGGDDLARLIRAGYVDMLSAGNGFATHDIERGLYGTSLGMDMETMEHPRKGHKHHIYTISEVIRAGGIEPAVEKGLVTEGVMYECVENDVPYVLAGSIRDDGPLPDTITDAVEAQEAIREQAREADIVLMLSTLLHSVAVGNCLASTTKVVCVDINPATVTQLLDRGSSQAIGMVTDIGTFVPMLADAVIER; encoded by the coding sequence ATGAACGCCACGCGAACCGTCGAACTCGACGGCCACATCATCGACTCGGGAACGATGCAGCGCGCCTTCGGGATCGTGATGGACCTCGGCGGCACCTTCGAGATCGAGACGTTCGACGTCGGTCGGCACAAGGACGAGACCTCCTACTGCCGGATGGAAGTCGGTGCCGACGACGAGGAGACGCTCCGGGAGATCCTCCACGAACTCCACCAGAACGGGGCGAACCTCACCGATCCGGTCGACGCCCGGGTCGAGCCCGCCCCGGCCGATCAGGTCGTCCCGGCGGGCTTTTACTCGACGACGAACCACCCGACAGAGATCAGATACGACGGCGAGTGGATCCCCGTCGAGCACATCGAGATGGACTGTGCCATCGTTGTCGAGCAAAGCTCGACAAGCAACCAGAACTCGGAGGGTTCGGGTGACGTCGTCGAAGCAGGCGACGACGGCGTAGACGCGAGCGACGCCGCCGGCGACGTCCGCGCCAGGACGAAGGTGCTGAACGCGATCCGGGAGGGTGACCTCGTCGTCACCGACGAGGCGGGCATCCGCGTCAAGCCGCCGGACCGCCCCCGGGACGCCTCCGGCCCGTTCGGATTCATGCAGGGCGGCGTCTCCGCGGAGCGGCCCTCAGAGTCGCTCATCGACGACATCGCCGACGCGCTGGTCGCGGCGGACGAACGGGGCGAGTCGGTGCTCGTCGTGGCCGGGCCGGCGGTCATCCACGCCGGCGGCGGCGACGACCTCGCGCGGTTGATCCGGGCGGGCTACGTTGATATGCTCTCGGCCGGTAACGGCTTCGCCACTCACGACATCGAGCGCGGCCTCTACGGCACCTCTCTCGGGATGGATATGGAGACGATGGAACACCCGCGGAAAGGCCACAAACACCACATCTACACGATCAGCGAGGTCATCCGCGCCGGCGGCATCGAACCCGCCGTCGAGAAAGGCCTCGTCACCGAGGGCGTGATGTACGAGTGCGTCGAGAACGACGTCCCGTACGTCCTCGCGGGATCGATCCGCGACGACGGCCCGCTTCCGGACACGATCACCGACGCCGTCGAGGCGCAGGAGGCGATCCGAGAGCAGGCCCGTGAGGCGGACATCGTGTTGATGCTGTCGACGCTGCTTCACTCGGTCGCCGTCGGCAACTGCTTGGCGTCGACGACGAAGGTCGTCTGCGTCGACATCAACCCGGCGACGGTGACGCAACTGCTCGATCGCGGGAGTTCCCAGGCGATCGGAATGGTGACCGACATCGGGACGTTCGTGCCGATGCTCGCCGACGCGGTGATCGAGCGGTGA
- a CDS encoding alpha/beta hydrolase produces the protein MTVRRPESGESDTGDDARRKSGDDPSRDTARRRRPSRYDFATVRMTFRSGGERCVGRLYRPDRPSDPALIVLAGGPIGASGVGLDGYAERLASAGYAVFHFDERHTGDSDGEPRDLISPPRQRADWEAALAGLRGRSDVATDRVVLWGIDLAGGTVLDVAADDPRIAAVVSQTPVLSGRAFLRERGLGFLARGVIAGVRDRLQSPLFGPHSIAVADDGSDGGRGLSLVSTPSAHRGYRDLAGDDWEGQIPARSLLALARHVGDEDRDRLACPTLFVGGTRDDVVPIETVEDLSDELADATLVSLPAGHFDLYEGTGFEQAIGHGLAFLDAVVGE, from the coding sequence GTGACGGTCCGCCGTCCGGAGTCGGGAGAGAGCGATACGGGCGACGACGCGCGCCGAAAGAGCGGCGACGACCCAAGCCGGGACACCGCTCGTCGACGCCGACCTTCCCGATACGACTTTGCCACGGTGCGGATGACGTTCCGCAGCGGCGGCGAGCGCTGCGTAGGTCGCCTCTACCGACCCGACAGACCGTCGGACCCTGCGCTGATCGTCCTCGCCGGCGGACCGATCGGGGCCTCGGGCGTCGGCCTGGACGGGTACGCCGAGCGCCTCGCGTCGGCCGGGTACGCGGTCTTCCACTTCGACGAGCGACACACGGGCGACAGCGACGGCGAACCGCGGGACCTGATCTCGCCGCCGCGACAGCGCGCCGACTGGGAGGCGGCGCTCGCGGGGCTCCGAGGCCGCAGCGACGTCGCCACCGACCGAGTGGTTCTCTGGGGAATCGACCTCGCGGGCGGCACGGTCCTAGACGTCGCCGCCGACGACCCGCGGATCGCGGCTGTCGTCTCGCAGACGCCGGTCCTCTCCGGCCGGGCCTTCCTCCGCGAACGGGGCCTCGGATTCCTCGCCCGCGGCGTCATCGCCGGGGTCCGCGACCGCCTCCAGTCTCCGCTTTTCGGGCCCCACTCGATCGCCGTCGCCGACGACGGCAGCGACGGCGGGCGGGGCCTCTCGCTCGTGTCGACGCCGAGCGCTCACCGCGGCTACCGTGATCTCGCCGGCGACGACTGGGAGGGTCAGATCCCGGCCCGGTCGTTGCTCGCGCTGGCGCGGCACGTCGGCGACGAGGACCGGGATCGGCTCGCCTGTCCTACCCTCTTCGTCGGCGGCACCCGCGACGACGTGGTTCCGATCGAGACGGTCGAAGACCTCAGCGACGAGCTGGCGGACGCGACGCTCGTCAGCCTCCCCGCGGGTCACTTCGACCTCTACGAGGGGACCGGCTTCGAGCAGGCGATCGGTCACGGGCTGGCGTTTCTCGACGCCGTCGTGGGGGAGTGA
- a CDS encoding zinc-dependent metalloprotease, with translation MNLYRSVRAIAGASGTGDGSATIDWSAVATAAKSATDAGTLDLTAADREGYAADVRDARERLRSVGGLDFEVPETVEVQNRHHWIDANVATFRRVMRPIESEIEVAFPNATRVLNTGSMTFVLSFLGSHVLGQYDPLLLADGDATASDGAANGDDGAGHSLYFVHPNIVAAADALEVDYPRFRRWIAFHEVAHAAEFGAAPWLSEHLESRMEDGLETLTKGGFDREAFRDLDVAMTAVEGYAEMLMDRAFDAEYADLRAKLDERRRGGGPFARLARRLLGLGLKRRQYERGARFFQTVADRRGVAAAAAVWERPENLPTSAELDDPAQWLARVDP, from the coding sequence ATGAACCTCTATCGGAGCGTTCGCGCGATCGCGGGGGCGTCCGGCACGGGCGACGGTTCCGCGACCATCGACTGGAGCGCCGTCGCGACCGCCGCGAAGAGCGCTACCGACGCGGGAACGCTGGATCTGACGGCCGCGGACCGCGAGGGATACGCCGCGGACGTCCGCGACGCCCGCGAGCGACTGCGGTCGGTCGGCGGTCTCGACTTCGAGGTCCCCGAGACGGTCGAGGTGCAGAACCGCCACCACTGGATCGACGCCAACGTCGCGACGTTCCGCCGGGTGATGCGCCCCATCGAATCCGAGATCGAGGTGGCCTTCCCGAACGCGACGCGGGTGCTCAACACCGGATCGATGACGTTCGTCCTCTCGTTCCTGGGTTCGCACGTCCTCGGCCAGTACGACCCGCTGCTCTTGGCCGACGGCGACGCGACCGCGTCGGATGGGGCAGCGAACGGGGACGACGGCGCGGGCCACAGCCTCTACTTCGTCCATCCGAACATCGTCGCCGCCGCCGACGCGCTCGAGGTCGACTACCCGCGGTTCCGGCGCTGGATCGCCTTCCACGAGGTCGCCCACGCCGCGGAGTTCGGGGCCGCACCGTGGCTCTCGGAACACCTGGAGTCGCGGATGGAAGACGGCCTGGAGACGCTCACGAAGGGCGGATTCGACCGGGAGGCGTTCCGCGACCTCGACGTCGCGATGACGGCCGTCGAGGGCTACGCCGAGATGCTGATGGACCGCGCCTTCGACGCCGAGTACGCCGATCTGCGGGCGAAACTCGACGAGCGCCGTCGCGGCGGCGGCCCGTTCGCCCGCCTGGCGCGTCGGCTGCTCGGCCTCGGGCTGAAACGCCGACAGTACGAACGCGGGGCGCGCTTCTTCCAGACGGTCGCCGACCGCCGGGGCGTCGCGGCCGCCGCGGCCGTCTGGGAGCGCCCGGAGAACCTCCCGACGAGCGCCGAACTGGACGATCCCGCGCAGTGGCTGGCGCGGGTCGATCCGTGA